The following is a genomic window from Deltaproteobacteria bacterium.
TTTTTTTTGCCGTGGTGCTTCTCTTTTCCTACCCGGCCCTCGAAGTGCTGGAGGAGGCATGTTGGATGGAACGCGTGCGTTTTCCCTATGTGCCGGGTCTGTTATCCTTCCGGGAAGGGCCGCCGTTGCTCAGGGCGTTTGAAGGGCTGTCCCGAACGCCCGACCTCGCCATATTCGACGGTCAGGGCATTGCCCACCCCCGGGGCGTCGGTTTGGCGTCGCACATGGGGCTTTTCATCGATGTGCCGACCATCGGTTGCGCCAAAACCCGCCTGGTCGGCGAGTACGAGCCCCCGGGGATGGACCGGGGCGATCTGTCCGAACTCCTCTACAAGGGGGAGCCTGTCGGGAAGGTTCTCCGAACCAAAAAAAACGTCAGGCCCCTGTTCGTGTCCCCGGGCCACCGGATCGGACGGGAGAGCGCGGCGGAATTCGTATTGTCCTGCTGCCGCGGCTACCGGTCCCCCGAACCCCTCCGGCGGGCCCATCTCCGGGTCAATGAACTGCGGATCGAACATGCCTGAAGATCCGGTGCCTCGGGGCGGGACAACCGGCGTTAATGCCTTCCCCCCATGTCCCTTCGACCCGGCGAATGCGGGGGAGCCGTCTCGTCGCGGGGCGTTGCCGCCGGTTCAGGAGGCCTTCCGCGCGTTCGTAGC
Proteins encoded in this region:
- the nfi gene encoding deoxyribonuclease V, with protein sequence MKIVMLHRWDVTCAEAILIQQKLRDKLVLGDEPGGAPPKTVAGADISYSRHSDLFFAVVLLFSYPALEVLEEACWMERVRFPYVPGLLSFREGPPLLRAFEGLSRTPDLAIFDGQGIAHPRGVGLASHMGLFIDVPTIGCAKTRLVGEYEPPGMDRGDLSELLYKGEPVGKVLRTKKNVRPLFVSPGHRIGRESAAEFVLSCCRGYRSPEPLRRAHLRVNELRIEHA